A segment of the Arachis hypogaea cultivar Tifrunner chromosome 5, arahy.Tifrunner.gnm2.J5K5, whole genome shotgun sequence genome:
TGGCTTGGCTGCATCTGCACCATTTTTTTTCATTGAATATACTTTAATAAATCCTAGGGATTTAGATCAAGTTGTAGTTGTTGGCTCTCGGACACTTTTAATCTTGCTGGTCAAATTATAGTTCCATCTTCCTCTTTTTACGTTGGATTGAAACAAAGCAGCTATATAACATTGAAATTGCAATTTCTGCATGTTATAATAATATTTGCAGCCACAAGAACCAGAGGAATTCTCGAGCTTATATAGACTTCAAGAGTCCTGACGATGTTTTTGAGTTTGCTGAGTTCTTTGATGGACATGTTTTTGTCAACGAGAGAGGTAATTCACGAGGCATATTTTGTCCGTAACTGTTTTGATGTCAATCATTTTTGTGAACACTTAGAAGAGTTTGTTTGCTCTTTGTGgtggataatttttttttccttgaaACATGAGTGATGTTTTCTGTACTATTTTTTAGCTTTCTAAAAGGCCTATGCTTGTTGCAACTTTAATTGATTGTTTCCATGACAGAATTCATTTAGTGGACTTAAAATTCTACCTCGTCTACAGATCAATCAACATTTTTCACAAATTTTATGAACAGAGGCCCGTATTTTCATATTTATCATTTCCTTCAATTTTGAACTTCTATTCTAATCATACCCCTCAAAACCAATAATATTGAAGTTAAAAAAAAGTCTAAATAAAGAATTTATATAAAACTTTATGTGCTGTTTGTAAGTTTGTTTTAATCTTCTGTATTTAATGTTGAATGTTTTAATGGTATTCAAAATCTTAATGTCTAGTATTCAATCAGGTGCGCAGCATAAAGCAATAGTAGAGTATGCACCTTCTCAGCGTGTTCCAAGACCAACTACGAAAAAGGATGGTCGTGAAGGGACTATATATAAAGGTATTAATGTGATTTAATTTTTTGTGGTCTAATTGTTTAAATGTTCTAATGCTAGGTAGTTAGGGGTTTACAACATGTGCACTTTTCATTTAATCCCCTTGTCTTTTTGCCCCTGATGACAAGGACAGATCCAGACTACCTTGAGTTCTTCAAATTCATTGCAAAGCCTCCTGAACATCTTCCCAGTGCAGAAATACAATTGGAAAGAAAAGAAGCTGAGCAAGCTGGTTAGTTATAGCTTCACcaaatttatttgattaaaagtCAGTAGGCAATAAGTCATAAGATTGAGGTTAAACAAGTCCATGAAGATTTATCTGAAGACATATTTCAAAATTACCATGCCTAATGGTCTCCTTCATTCTAGGGGCCAACAAGGAAGGACCTATTGTCACACCCTTGATGGAATATGTTCGTCAGAAACGTTCTGTTGACATTGGTGCACAGGTAATGATTCCATTTCTACTTTTATGTCATTAGTTAGACTCTCAATGTTGCATTTAATTTGCAGCTGATTGATTTATTGATAAGGTGTTTTATTCATCTTGTTGTTTAACCTGATTCAGACAACTGTTAGAAGTTTAgtgaattaattattatattgtaTCTTTGCGCCTGTGCTTTTACAAGGCTTCTGCTGGCTACGTTGAGAATTGATTAGAATTATGATGATTTTACAAACTAAGGGTCTGTTTGgtttgtgttttatttttgttttgaggGTTTTATGAAGGAAAAAGTACAAACAGAAAATGGACTAGTTTTTattgttttcacttttttttcttcataaaattGTTAAAACAGAAAACCTtggaaatgaaaacagaaaacattTTCTGAAACCAAATAGGGCCCAGAGATTTGAACAATTATATTTCAAATGTTTAAGATATGCTCGTGCTCGCACTTAATATGCTTTAACATTTCAAAGACAGGAATGCGTGATAATGGCTGCAAGTGGGATTGACACTTGCTGATATCAAGATTTAATGTTTGCTTAAAAAGAGTGACATTttgtataaatttaattaataatagtatGTAAAAATGTTAACCATTTCAATTTATTAAGTTTAGACAGAGATGGACACCCACTTTGCGTCAATGTTATTTGAAAGCATTTTTGTGCCTTTTTAATTAAGCCATTAATTGCATTCTTACTTGATGCAAAGCTTCCAAATATGGGGAAGGTTTACACTTGTATTTATCATGATGAATGGATCTTCTTGTATTTTGTAATCTTGAGAGAGCATTGAATGTTATGGGTTTTGATGATCTATTACTGATTGGTTGGTGAACATATGATTAAGTTATGATTGGTGAGTTGGGTCTTATAAATCGACAACAGTTGAGCTGGAATGGGCTTGTCTTCCTCACCTGCTGAGTAAAATTATTCTAGTCCCATATCAATTTAATTTGTTACATTGCAGATAACATATGTTTGGATGGTTTATCATGGTTGTTATTTAATAATACTCCATATGTTATGGTTTATTAATCAATGATAGGCTTTCCCAGTCACCACAAAAGGTAGCAGAAGTGCTAGAGCTGCTATGCGAGGCAAGCATGGCTCAGGCAATACCAAACGAGGCttggaaaagaaaaaagtaagTGCTAgtaattaaaaagaatgcatttACTATGAATTGGCTTATTTTGAATGCCTTGACATTTTCATAGAAGAATTAATTTTTCTATCAATACTATAAATACAAGATGAACGTGCTGTTAATGGTTCACTTCATTCTGAGGATACATTTTAGGGGGTCTTGAGCTTTAGAATGACTCTGAGCCTTCTTCtataaaaacagaaagaaataaaggatTGAGGCTTCAAGAAAGCAGTCACTGCTAAATGTGTTTGTACGCCAGTGGCATTACATGACTAAGTTTGAATCAGCttcgtttttttcttttctctttaataATTGATTGTTTCTAATCAATGTTTCCTTCATTCTTCCAAAAAATAGCAGATGCTGTGACTTGTTGAAATTGTTTCTGATTTTCAGTATGTTCAAAAGGACAATGCAAAGGATGCCACTCGAAAAGAGTCCAAAGACAAGTCAGCCTTCACTGTGGTCCCCCGGCGAGAGGATCAATCAGCTACTTCGAATATAAAAGGAATATCTGAACTTGAAACTTGTAATTTGACTTTTCTTCCTTTCTATTTTGTTTGATTAGCTTTTTCCTGTGAATGCGTTTGGTTCATATGTGCTTAAGTAGAGGAGTAGAAGATGAATCTTTAATTCATACGTGGTTATATACACACAcgtgcacacacacacacatacactcaAATATATATACTCATTCATCTCAGCTAATATTACTTTTTTTCCTACCATGAATGAAGTACACGGCATTGAAGGTCCAATTTCTGGAATCCCGGTGACTTCTGACTCGGGAAAGAAAAAGATCCTTCTTCTGAAAGGAAAACAACGGGAAATTCCTATTGTAGGTTTTCTTTTACCCATAAAGGGTCCCTTCCTTTTCTACAGTATTAATACGATGCTGATCTCcatttttcatgcattttacttGACTTCagtacccccccccccccccccccaaaacccCCTTTTTTTCCCTTACGAGAAGTGATTTCAGATGTCCTAAGTCACCCGTATGTACTTTTAGACCCTTACTCAAACATGGGGTGAGCTGATTGCTGTGAATTTGTTATTAAGAAATTTTTATGGCACTTTCAGACCACAGAGGGTGTGATAAAGCAGCAAAGTATACAATCTGGAAATTCAGCTGGTTCAACTACTGCAAAACAGAACCAGAGGCGTGAAGCAAGTGGAAGGTTGATTAGGAGCATACTTCTAAATAGTGAGGCTCGTCAAAGTCAACCTTCAACTGCGACCCAACATAAGATTCAAATCTTAAGTTCAGATAATGGTAAGCGACCTGCTCGTTCTTTGGAAAGCAGCAAACTTAATGCTGAAGGGGATTCCAAAAGATCTTTGGATGAAAGACATGGTTTGGGTAGTGTTGGTGAGAAAATAGAAAAACGTACAAGAAACAAGGATAGACCTGACCGCGGTGTTTGGACACCTCTTCGTCGTTCTGATGTTTCACATGCTGATAATGAGCAGTCACCATCCTCATTGATACAGCCTACTCTTCCTGAATCAGGTGAAGGTTTGACCTTTTGACTGCGCATTGAGTTTACCAACAAAATAGACAATATATCTTATCTaatatttgttttgaaattaaTACCCTACTTGAAATTTGGCATAACAAAATTTGTTTATCCTCTGGTTTTGGCAGAGGTAAAAGAAAATGTTACTGCTGCAAACAGGAATGGGGAATCTTTAGCTTCCTTAGTTGGACGTAGCAGTACCTCTGTTGAGAATGGTTGGTGCTCTTTACTGATTATGGCTAATTATGGAAGAATCATAATATACACCGTAGTTTCT
Coding sequences within it:
- the LOC112803164 gene encoding regulator of nonsense transcripts UPF3 yields the protein MKVRSEREKTKVVIRHLPPSLTQSDLLHHIDNHFASRYNWFSFRPGNTSHKNQRNSRAYIDFKSPDDVFEFAEFFDGHVFVNERGAQHKAIVEYAPSQRVPRPTTKKDGREGTIYKDPDYLEFFKFIAKPPEHLPSAEIQLERKEAEQAGANKEGPIVTPLMEYVRQKRSVDIGAQAFPVTTKGSRSARAAMRGKHGSGNTKRGLEKKKYVQKDNAKDATRKESKDKSAFTVVPRREDQSATSNIKGISELETLHGIEGPISGIPVTSDSGKKKILLLKGKQREIPITTEGVIKQQSIQSGNSAGSTTAKQNQRREASGRLIRSILLNSEARQSQPSTATQHKIQILSSDNGKRPARSLESSKLNAEGDSKRSLDERHGLGSVGEKIEKRTRNKDRPDRGVWTPLRRSDVSHADNEQSPSSLIQPTLPESEVKENVTAANRNGESLASLVGRSSTSVENGPQRNFTRRGVSHIGKDDVAVSLGDGKASKKGGGGHGAHEKQVWVQKSSSGS